Proteins found in one Sorghum bicolor cultivar BTx623 chromosome 1, Sorghum_bicolor_NCBIv3, whole genome shotgun sequence genomic segment:
- the LOC8057224 gene encoding uncharacterized protein LOC8057224 — protein sequence MDVETVQASPALAAHLQTSPKPQVSKYYFKKKTSSSHSRNGKDDANHDSRIQPRSPLSRQSLTFDATPTYHAGAFYEIDHDKLPPKSPIHLKSIRVVKVSECTNLDITVKFPSLQALRSFFSSCPAPGTGPELDERFVMSSNHAARILRRRVAEEELEGEVQQDSFWLIKPQLYDFATPQQVLPQTSRLPLPPAPPAATLGPAADSCLLTTLKCDGAGWGMRRRVRYIGRHRDEAPKEASVDGYDTESSVREVQQPPATQEVKRSERNCKRKREAEGSSKDNNGNDGKKNNKVQGGSKKSKKSSKKGKKRTVESKDGDPRHGKDRWSAERYAAAEKSLLDIMRSRNARFGAPVMRQVLREEARKHIGDTGLLDHLLKHMAGRVPDGSVHRFRRRHNADGAMEYWLEPAELAEVRRQAGVSDPYWVPPPGWKPGDDVSLVAGDLLVKRQVEELTEEVNGVKRQMEQLLCKDNGDFDAERAYNSLKEKYQRAVRANEKLEKQVICLKDMCENLVQMNGELKKEVLSFKEHIADKNEKLEEQITYLSNSFLSFKKWVVQDQLVLALKMETKRQLELAPSEAVPHTALYVGSRDQMIPQTDGTIIQGSQDRPVRKSSFRVCKPQGTFLWPSMASGTTISGGASSSCPAAATPGPGIPRSTSCPSSTGPGLPRSSRAPVELVAAVSGLDEQLMFGALFSTPPSASSTNTAAAAAKLQLSMPSPRSPLQPQKLFGTVTAAAASGFSPQKLMHFSGLTRRHVDTSSSPSGACGSSLLEGKRAMFDADAGGISVDHHHFPICKQSFGCPGPNRPNNSFDAGSLQGPSKSLPASDRCPVHNHLRLPSPPKAPQAQTLDTTAMSAAERTDDASASASAGDPRGVRNTCILAHVDHGKTTLADHLVASCGDGLLHPKLAGRLRFMDYLDEEQRRAITMKSAAVALRSRAGHRVSLIDSPGHIDFCSEVSSAARLSDSALILVDAVEGVHIQTHAALRQAFIERLRPCLVLNKIDRLITELSLTPAEAYVRLHRIVSDVNSIYSALRSHSYFSLLSALEDSPSTSSSSLAEDLPEDFEDDDDNEDAFQPLKGNVVFACALDGWGFRPQQFANLYARKTRVNPSAFLKGLWGPRYLDKKTGKVVGKKAIKSADPQPMFVEFVLSALWKMYELVLEGGGESNAVKKLIENFDLKIPERELKNRDTKAVLQSVMSRWLPLADAVMDMVVECTPDPVAAQGVRVARLMPKREVTPEDAAGCPDVVEEAERVRRCVEACDVSADAPVVVYVSKMFAVPSKMLPLKGVDGELLNHHSSSESEECFMAFARVFSGVLHAGQKVFVLSPLYDPVKGDTVQKHVQEVELQYLYEMLGQGLKPVASVGAGNVVAIQGLGQHILKSATLSSTKNCWPFSSMMFQASPMLKVAIEPSNPADLGALVKGLRLLNRADPFVEYTVSQRGEHVLAAAGEIHLERCIKDLEERFSKVKLVVSDPLVSFKETIEGEGVSLVESLKNPQEFVERTTPNGRCTVRVQVLRLPNALTKVLEESEQLLGQIIDGKTAKRDGVLDPRLSQEDGDSAATLRQRMIDAIDSELDTISKQVDKEKLDRYRKTWLGHLERIWSLGPWQVGPNILLLPDSKSSGGTITVQDGRQGILVSGRAHVSEKLGFVREGDTKDNDLDNGDEYAADAPESLHIESTALRNSIVSGFQIATNAGPLCDEPMWGLAFIVEPYIFDDGSDAANHSDQYNVFSGQVITAVKEACRAAVLQNKPRLVEAMYFCELTTPTEQLGATYAVLGKRRARVLKEEMQEGTSLFTVHAYLPVAESIGFSNQLRSLTAGAVSALLVLSHWEAIPEDPFFVPKTQDELEEFGDGSSIGPNLAKKLMNSVRRRKGLHVEEKVVEHGTKQRTLAKKV from the exons ATGGACGTAGAGACGGTGCAGGCGAGTCCTGCGCTCGCGGCTCATCTGCAGACCTCGCCG AAGCCACAGGTGAGCAAGTACTACTTCAAGAAGAAGACCAGTAGTAGCCATAGCAGAAATGGCAAGGATGATGCCAACCACGACTCCAGGATCCAACCCAGATCGCCCCTGAGCAGACAGAGCCTGACCTTCGACGCCACCCCCACCTACCACGCTG GAGCCTTCTACGAGATCGACCATGACAAATTGCCCCCCAAATCCCCAATCCATCTGAAATCCATACGGGTGGTAAAG GTGAGCGAGTGCACGAACCTGGACATCACCGTGAAATTCCCGTCCCTTCAGGCGCTGCGCAGCTTCTTCTCCTCCTGCCCGGCACCCGGCACCGGGCCGGAGTTAGACGAGCGCTTCGTCATGAGCAGCAACCACGCCGCGCGCATCTTGCGCCGCCGGGTGGCCGAGGAGGAGCTCGAGGGCGAGGTGCAGCAGGACAGCTTCTGGCTCATCAAGCCCCAGCTTTACGACTTTGCCACACCTCAGCAGGTGCTGCCACAGACATCACGCCTGCCGCTGCCACCCGCTCCACCTGCGGCTACGCTGGGGCCAGCAGCCGACTCCTGCCTACTCACCACATTGAAGTGCGATGGCGCTGGGTGGGGTATGAGGCGCCGTGTCAGGTACATTGGACGGCATCGTGATGAAGCTCCCAAGGAGGCTAGTGTTGATGGCTATGACACAGAATCCAGCGTCAGGGAGGTGCAGCAGCCTCCTGCGACACAGGAAGTTAAAAGGAGTGAAAGAAACTGTAAGAGGAAGCGGGAGGCAGAAGGGAGCAGCAAGGACAATAACGGAAACGATGGCAAGAAGAATAACAAGGTTCAGGGCGGCAgcaagaagagcaagaagagTTCGAAGAAGGGGAAGAAGCGGACCGTGGAGTCCAAGGACGGTGACCCTCGGCACGGCAAGGACCGGTGGTCAGCCGAGCGTTACGCCGCAGCAGAGAAGAGCCTGCTCGACATCATGCGCTCCCGCAATGCCCGCTTTGGCGCACCGGTGATGCGGCAGGTGCTGCGGGAGGAAGCCCGCAAGCACATCGGTGACACTGGCCTCCTTGACCACTTGCTCAAGCACATGGCTGGCCGGGTGCCGGATGGCAGCGTTCACCGGTTCCGTCGCCGTCACAATGCGGATGGTGCCATGGAGTACTGGCTTGAGCCGGCCGAGCTTGCTGAGGTACGGCGACAGGCCGGTGTGTCTGATCCATACTGGGTGCCACCACCGGGATGGAagccaggtgatgatgtgtcccTTGTCGCCGGCGACCTTCTAGTCAAGAGGCAGGTTGAGGAGCTCACCGAGGAGGTCAATGGTGTAAAAAG GCAAATGGAGCAGTTACTGTGCAAGGACAATGGGGACTTTGATGCAGAAAGAGCCTACAATTCATTGAAG GAGAAGTACCAGCGTGCTGTGAGGGCTAATGAAAAGCTTGAGAAGCAGGTGATTTGCTTAAAG GACATGTGTGAGAATTTGGTTCAGATGAATGGTGAGCTGAAGAAGGAGGTGTTATCCTTCAAG GAGCATATAGCTGACAAGAATGAGAAGTTAGAGGAGCAGATTACCTATCTCTCCAACTCCTTCCTTTCTTTCAAG AAATGGGTGGTGCAGGATCAGCTGGTACTGGCTCTGAAGATGGAAACAAAACGTCAGCTAGAACTGGCTCCTAGTGAAGCTGTTCCCCACACAGCACTGTATGTTGGTTCCCGTGACCAGATGATACCCCAAACAGACGGCACCATCATCCAAGGCAGCCAAGACAGGCCGGTAAGGAAGAGCAGCTTCCGCGTCTGCAAGCCACAGGGCACGTTCCTGTGGCCGAGCATGGCGTCCGGCACGACCATCAGCGGGGGCGCCAGCAGCAGCTGCCCGGCCGCCGCCACGCCAGGCCCTGGGATCCCTCGCAGCACCAGTTGCCCGAGTAGCACCGGGCCGGGGCTCCCACGGTCGTCGCGAGCGCCTGTTGAGTTGGTGGCTGCGGTGTCCGGCCTGGACGAGCAACTGATGTTTGGCGCCCTCTTCTCTACTCCGCCTTCGGCGTCGTCCACCAACACCGCTGCCGCAGCTGCCAAGCTGCAGCTGTCCATGCCCAGCCCGAGGTCACCACTGCAGCCGCAAAAGCTGTTTGGCACtgttactgctgctgctgcttctgggTTTAGTCCTCAAAAGCTGATGCATTTCTCCGGCCTGACTCGACGTCATGTG GACACCTCGTCGTCACCGTCCGGGGCCTGCGGTTCCAGCCTGCTGGAGGGGAAGAGGGCCATGTTCGATGCAGATGCTGGCGGGATCAGCGTG GATCATCACCACTTCCCCATCTGCAAGCAAAGCTTTGGATG TCCGGGTCCCAACCGGCCCAACAACTCTTTTGATGCTGGATCGCTCCAAGGCCCAAGCAAATCCCTGCCTGCTTCAGACCGCTGTCCTGTCCACAACCATCTCCGTCTTCCTTCCCCACCCAAAGCTCCCCAAGCCCAAACCCTAGACACCACGGCAATGTCGGCGGCGGAGAGGACCGACGATGCGTCGGCCTCGGCCTCAGCGGGTGACCCGCGCGGGGTCCGCAACACGTGCATCCTCGCGCACGTGGACCACGGCAAGACCACGCTGGCGGACCACCTGGTGGCGTCCTGCGGGGACGGGCTCCTCCACCCGAAGCTCGCCGGCCGGCTCCGCTTCATGGACTACCTCGACGAGGAGCAGCGGCGGGCCATCACCATGAAGTCCGCCGCCGTCGCGCTCCGCTCCCGGGCCGGACACCGCGTCAGCCTCATCGATTCCCCCGGCCACATCGACTTCTGCTCCGAGGTCTCCTCCGCCGCGCGCCTCTCGGACTCGGCGCTCATCCTCGTCGACGCCGTCGAAGGGGTGCACATCCAGACGCACGCCGCGCTGCGCCAGGCCTTCATCGAGCGCCTCCGCCCCTGCCTCGTGCTCAACAAGATCGACCGCCTCATCACCGAGCTCAGCCTCACCCCCGCCGAGGCCTACGTCCGCCTCCACCGCATCGTCTCCGACGTCAACTCCATCTACTCCGCGCTGCGCTCCCACTCCTACTTCTCCCTACTCTCCGCCCTCGAGGACAGCCCCTCCACAAGCTCTTCCTCCTTAGCTGAGGACCTACCGGAGGACTTTGAAGACGACGATGACAACGAGGACGCCTTCCAGCCCCTCAAGGGCAATGTCGTCTTCGCCTGTGCACTTGACGGCTGGGGCTTTCGCCCCCAACAGTTCGCCAACCTCTACGCCAGAAAGACCAGAGTCAACCCCTCCGCCTTCCTGAAAGGATTGTGGGGCCCCAGGTATCTCGATAAGAAGACGGGGAAGGTTGTGGGGAAGAAAGCTATCAAGAGCGCAGACCCACAGCCAATGTTCGTGGAGTTTGTGTTGAGTGCCCTGTGGAAGATGTACGAGCTGGTGCTGGAGGGCGGTGGTGAGAGTAATGCGGTGAAGAAATTGATTGAAAACTTTGACTTGAAAATTCCGGAACGGGAGCTGAAGAACAGAGATACAAAGGCTGTGCTGCAGTCTGTCATGAGCCGCTGGCTGCCGCTGGCAGATGCTGTGATGGATATGGTGGTGGAGTGCACCCCTGATCCTGTTGCTGCTCAAGGGGTCAGGGTTGCAAGGCTTATGCCAAAGAGGGAGGTTACTCCAGAAGATGCTGCTGGTTGCCCTGATGTTGTTGAGGAGGCCGAGAGGGTGCGGAGGTGTGTCGAGGCCTGTGATGTGAGTGCTGATGCGCCAGTCGTAGTTTATGTGTCAAAGATGTTTGCTGTGCCATCTAAGATGTTGCCATTGAAGGGAGTGGATGGTGAACTGTTGAACCACCATAGTAGTAGTGAGTCAGAGGAGTGCTTTATGGCATTTGCAAGGGTCTTCAGTGGTGTCCTTCATGCAGGGCAGAAGGTATTTGTGCTGTCGCCATTGTATGATCCAGTGAAAGGGGATACAGTTCAGAAGCATGTGCAGGAGGTGGAGCTTCAATACTTGTATGAGATGCTAGGACAAGGCCTGAAGCCAGTTGCCAGTGTGGGTGCGGGGAATGTGGTTGCAATCCAGGGCCTTGGGCAGCATATATTGAAGAGTGCCACATTGTCGTCGACCAAGAATTGCTGGCCCTTCTCGAGTATGATGTTCCAGGCATCTCCAATGCTTAAAGTTGCGATTGAGCCCTCAAATCCAGCTGATCTAGGAGCTCTTGTTAAAGGGCTTAGGCTTCTTAACCGGGCAGATCCATTTGTCGAGTATACTGTTTCGCAGAGGGGTGAGCATGTccttgctgctgctggtgaGATACATTTGGAGCGGTGCATAAAGGATTTGGAGGAGAGATTTTCAAAGGTCAAATTGGTGGTCTCAGACCCCCTAGTTTCCTTCAAAGAGACAATTGAAGGGGAAGGTGTCAGTTTAGTGGAGAGCTTGAAGAACCCACAGGAGTTTGTTGAGAGGACTACTCCAAATGGGAGGTGTACTGTGCGAGTTCAGGTCCTGAGGCTTCCCAATGCTCTGACTAAGGTCCTTGAGGAAAGTGAGCAGTTGCTTGGTCAAATAATTGATGGGAAAACAGCAAAAAGGGATGGTGTTTTGGATCCTCGCCTTTCTCAGGAAGATGGTGATTCTGCTGCAACTCTCAGACAGCGGATGATCGATGCCATAGACAGTGAATTAGACACAATTTCTAAGCAGGTTGATAAAGAAAAACTTGACAGGTATAGAAAGACATGGCTTGGACACCTTGAAAGAATCTGGTCACTAGGTCCTTGGCAGGTTGGTCCAAATATCCTTCTTCTGCCTGATTCAAAATCAAGTGGTGGTACAATAACTGTCCAGGATGGAAGGCAAGGTATACTTGTTAGTGGCAGAGCTCATGTGTCTGAGAAATTGGGGTTTGTGAGGGAAGGTGATACCAAAGATAATGATCTTGACAATGGTGACGAATATGCAGCAGATGCTCCTGAATCGTTGCATATAGAGTCTACGGCACTAAGGAACAGCATTGTCTCAGGATTCCAGATTGCCACTAATGCTGGGCCTTTATGTGATGAACCTATGTGGGGTCTTGCGTTTATTGTTGAGCCTTACATATTCGATGACGGCTCTGATGCTGCCAACCACTCTGATCAATACAATGTCTTCAGCGGTCAAGTAATCACTGCGGTTAAAGAAGCATGCAGAGCAGCTGTTCTTCAGAACAAGCCAAGGCTTGTTGAGGCTATGTACTTCTGTGAGTTGACCACCCCAACCGAGCAGTTAGGTGCAACTTACGCAGTTCTTGGTAAGAGGAGAGCAAGGGTTCTGAAAGAAGAGATGCAAGAAGGAACCTCATTATTTACAGTGCATGCTTACCTGCCAGTCGCTGAGAGCATTGGGTTTTCGAATCAACTTAGGAGTTTAACTGCAGGTGCAGTTAGTGCTCTCCTCGTTCTTAGCCACTGGGAAGCTATTCCTGAGGACCCCTTCTTTGTCCCAAAGACACAGGATGAGCTTGAAGAATTTGGAGATGGTTCAAGCATTGGGCCAAACCTGGCTAAAAAGCTCATGAATTCTGTTAGACGAAGGAAAGGACTGCATGTGGAAGAGAAAGTTGTGGAGCATGGCACAAAACAGCGGACTCTTGCTAAAAAGGTATAG
- the LOC8062191 gene encoding myosin-binding protein 7, translating into MDDDHDQDPDASSPAAAGERCPCCSSSSSLPAVPWRRSVKRKLGAEKGGDDDEAGPAARVEAEDECAALREAVAAAQSAASALRGEVEEERLAAASAASEAMAMMLRLQREKAEVQMELRQFRRFADEKMALDAADIDQLRALLAQRARRLVRLRARLREYRLQFIHLGIPLPEGEGEDLLAQNAAEEEEDLLLLEGEDGYVDGDGGGYYPELRCNDGEYYYEDGQEEEDAVALDLERRICRLEHDQETRLLEPPLEVEEEEEEGTHLYTDEALPNLSGHERSGLYADVVLSEEDVEVEARSNLHNDDEELPESPTAGSADGEEASEADGVDSVSGSGSDRVYTIDKVHQGATVPIARVMDKYQGEAVEPDIKKLYMRLEALEADRESMRQALVAMRTEKAQLVLLREIAQQLAKDGVPVGSGAGAGPGVHSSPRKHAVGILERRFTEDKKAALVKTYSMVALFKWVLTLFGKKKKLSQSRYTFGLSSNNVGLLLLLDKCPRIQKTLTRTK; encoded by the exons atgGACGACGACCACGACCAGGACCCCGACGCGTCGTCACCGGCGGCCGCCGGGGAGCGGTGCCcgtgctgctcctcctcctcctccttgccGGCAGTGCCGTGGCGGCGGTCCGTGAAGCGGAAGCTGGGCGCGGAGAAGGGCGGGGACGACGACGAGGCGGGCCCCGCGGCGCGGGTCGAGGCGGAGGACGAGTGCGCGGCGCTGCGGGAGGCCGTTGCGGCGGCGCAGTCCGCGGCGTCGGCGCTGCGGGGCGAGGTCGAGGAGGAGCGCCTCGCCGCGGCCAGCGCCGCCAGCGAGGCCATGGCCATGATGCTCCGCCTGCAGCGGGAGAAGGCCGAGGTGCAGATGGAGCTCCGCCAGTTCCGCCGCTTCGCCGACGAGAAGATGGCGCTCGACGCCGCCGACATCGACCAGCTCCGCGCGCTCCTGGCGCAGCGCGCGCGCAGGCTGGTGCGCCTGCGCGCGAGGCTCCGCGAGTACAGGCTGCAGTTCATCCACCTCGGCATCCCGCTTcccgagggcgagggcgaggacCTGCTCGCGCAGAACGCCGCCGAGGAGGAAGAGGACCTCCTGCTACTCGAGGGCGAGGACGGCTACGTCGATGGCGATGGTGGCGGGTACTACCCTGAGCTCCGCTGCAACGACGGGGAGTACTACTACGAGGACGGGCAGGAGGAAGAGGATGCGGTTGCCCTCGATCTGGagcgccggatctgccgcctcgAGCACGATCAGGAAACTCGCCTGCTTGAGCCACCCCTTGAGgttgaggaagaggaagaggaaggtaCCCACCTCTACACAGATGAGGCATTGCCGAACTTGTCTGGGCATGAACGGAGTGGCCTCTATGCTGATGTGGTGTTATCTGAGGAGGATGTGGAAGTGGAAGCAAGGAGCAACCTCCACAATGATGATGAAGAGCTGCCGGAGTCTCCTACTGCTGGAAGTGCTGATGGGGAGGAAGCAAGCGAGGCTGATGGTGTTGACAGTGTAAGTGGCAGTGGCAGCGATAGGGTCTACACCATTGACAAGGTGCATCAAGGTGCAACGGTGCCTATTGCAAGGGTCATGGATAAGTACCAGGGCGAGGCAGTGGAGCCAGACATTAAGAAGCTTTACATGAGGCTGGAGGCGCTGGAGGCCGATCGGGAGTCGATGAGGCAGGCCCTTGTGGCAATGCGCACAGAGAAGGCACAACTTGTGCTTCTTCGTGAGATTGCGCAGCAGCTTGCCAAGGATGGAGTTCCAGTAGGGTCAGGAGCCGGGGCAGGGCCAGGTGTACACTCTTCGCCTAGAAAACACGCAGTTGGGATTTTAGAAAGGAGATTCACGGAGGACAAGAAGGCGGCACTTGTCAAGACATATTCCATGGTTGCCTTGTTTAAG TGGGTCCTCACTTTATTTGGCAAGAAAAAGAAGCTATCTCAAAGCAG GTATACTTTTGGCTTATCAAGTAATAATGTTGGTTTGCTCCTACTCTTGGATAAGTGCCCACGGATCCAGAAAACCCTCACGAGAACAAAGTAA